The segment GCTCGCACATGGCGCAGGTCCGGCATGGGATCGCCCAGTTCAGGACCACCCGATCGCCGACGCGCAGGCGCGTGACCTCCGCCCCGACGGCTTCCACCACGCCGGCCCCTTCGTGTCCCACGATGAAGGGGCTTTTCCACGTGCGGATTGCGTCCACGTCCGTGTGGCACAGCCCGGCGGCCATGATGCGGACGACGACTTCCCGGCCCTCTGGCCGCGCCATCTGGACGTCAGACAGCGCAAAGCCTCCCTGGCCATCCGCGACGATGGCGTTGCAGGTCCGCGGCCAGGGCTCACTGTCCGGACGCGGCCCGGTCATGAAGCGTCGGACGCGAGGCGTCGGTCATGGAGTCGCCCAACCACCCGCGCAGCTGTGACCTCATTGATGACGAGCGGCACGGCGTGGGTGTGTGGCATGGCCTCGCGTCCGGAATACTCTTCCTGGCGAGACCCTAGTGGAACGCGCAAGCGGCGGCCGTTCGAAATCCTATCGCATTCTTGTCACCGGACTGTCCCGGCCGGTGGGTGGCCTTGGGGGTCGAGCCGGAGGGATCGGGGGTCGCAAGCAGGCTGAAGGCCTGGGATCAGGATGCCCGGAGCGCTCCGGAAAACGGTTCGATCAGCCACGCGCCGTCTTCATATCTCACGCCTCCGATCATCACATCGGCCGGCACCGCCATCTCGATGGGGAGCGACATGGCAACGGAACGGTCGGAAAAATTGACGCCGCACCATGCTGCCGCGCCACCCGCAGTCCGGCGGACAAGCAGAAGCGTATCCGGGGGTGAGGGAAGAAACTTGATCGATCCTCGCAGCAAGGCGGGACTGGATGACCGTAACTGCATGACCCTGCGGAACAGGTTCAGGATACTGTCAGGGTCGTCGTCCTGTGTCGCGACGGCCAGGCGGCGGTGTTCATCGCCGAGAGGCAGCCAGGGTTCCCCGGTCGAGAAGCCGCAGTGCGGGCCGGCCGCCGACCAGGGCATCGGCGTACGGGCGCCGTCGCGCTGGCTGCCGTTCGGATAGTTGGCGATGGACTCGGGATCGACCAGTCGGTCGAAGGGGATGTCGACCTGAGGCAGGCCGAGTTCCTCGCCCTGGTAGATGAAGATCGCCCCGCTCAGCGACGCCTGCAACAACAGCAGCAGCCGTTCGATCCGACCTTTCGGCGCGGCCAGGTTGCGCCATCGGCTCGCGACCCGCGCGCAGTCGTGGTTCGAGAACGCGAACCCCGGATAGCCGGCGTCGGGGTCGCCGCTCCACCGCTCGACAACGGATCGGATGTGAGCCGCGTCAAACGCCGAGGCACCGATGAAGTCGAAGCTGTAGGCGGACGAGAGCCGCTTCGAACCCGACGTGTAGTCGACCATCGTCGCGTGAGGATCCGATCCGCCCACCTCCGCGACCGTGAAGAATTCCTCCCCGGCCGCGCTTCGCAACTCGGCGGCCAGCCGTTCGATCAGCGGGATCATTTCAGGCTGTGACATGCTGTAGACATGACGTTGCATGTCGAACGGACGGGATGCTTCGGACCTTGCCGGGCCGGGGGGGTTGTCGCGCAGCCGCCGATCGACCATGCCCAGATTGAGCGCATCGAGGCGGAAGCCGTCGACCCCGCGTTTGATCCAGAACGTCCCGACGTCGACCAGCGCGTCGACGACCCGGGGATTGTGAAGATTGAGCGTCGGCTGCTGCTTCAGAAAGTGGTGGAGGTAGTACTGCCTTCGCCGACTGTCCCAGGTCCAGGCCGGGCCGGAAAACACCGACTGCCAGTTGTTGGGTGGCGACCCGTCGTCCCGGGGGTCGGCCCAGACGTACCAGTCCGCCATCTCGCCCGATGTCGATCCGCGGCTTGCCGAGAACCAGGGATGGAGATCCGACGTATGGCAGTAGACCTGGTCGATGATGACTTTCAGACCCAGGGTATGGGCGCGCGCCACCAGCGCGTCGAAGTCGTCCATCGAACCGAAGATGGGATCGACGCCGCGATAGTCGGAGACGTCGTAGCCGAAGTCGAGCATCGGCGAGGTGAAGAAGGGAGACAGCCAGATCCCGTCCACCTTCAGGCTTGCGACATAGTCGAGCTTTTTCGTGATCCCCGGCAGATCGCCGATCCCGTCGCCATTCGTATCGAGAAAGCTTCTCGGATAAATCTGGTAGATCGCGGCTCCATGCCACCACGGCGTTCTGACCGGATCATAATGCATGAGAACGTCTGCCGCCCGTGGTGAGAGCCGAGGCGCTCGTCAGACCACCTCCACTCGCGAGACTAGACGAACGGCGTGGACGCGCTCGGTCAAACACTGTCGCTTTCGTGCGACTGGACGATGGCTTGATCGCGAATGCCTCGACCAGGTGCTGTCAGGCGAACGCCAAAAGGTCTTCGGTAGCTCGGCTGCAAGCCGCTGGCGGAGAAGATGTTTCGTGAAGCCGATTTCGTTTAGCCAGCACCGGTTCCCGGCGGACGTCATCCGCCATGCCGTCCGGCTGTACCTTCGCTTCAGCCTCTGCTTTCGCGACATTGAGGAACAGATGGCGCGGCGCGGGATCGAGGTCCGCTACGAGACGATCCGATGTCGGGCCATCAATTTCGGCCCCTTGATCGCCCGGCGGCTGAAAAAGCGGCGAGGGGCCCCGTCGCTGCGCTGGAACCTGGACGAGAGGGTCTGCTGGCTCGGCGGCAAGCGGATGTATCTCTAACGCGCGGTCGACGATGAAGGCGAGGTCCTCGGCCTCATGGTCCAGCGTCGGCGGGACACAGAGGCTGCTTTGAAGCGGCTTGACCGGCTGCTTCACAACCAGCCGGTCAAGCCGCAGACGATCACGACGGACGGCTTGGCCTCCTATGGCGCGGCGCTCGATGTCCTGGATCTGAGGCATCTGCCTCGACCCGGCCGGCTACCGCGTTGAGAACTCCCATCTGCCGATCCGACGACGGGAGCGGCAACAGCAGAAGATCAAATCCCAAGCCTCAGAGCTGAGCTTCCTCACGACCTAGGCGGCCATCTACAACACCTTCAACATCCAACGCTATCTGATCAGCAAACCGACCCTTCAGCGTTTCCGGGCCCAGGCCGATGACGCCTGGGCGGCCGTCGTGACCTGATCGAGGAACAGGAAGGGCAACTTGCGCCTTGGGGAAGTCAGCCTTACGGTGCCGGGGCCGTCCAAGGAGGACAGAACCCGTCTTCCTGTCCGCCATCGCCCTCGCGGCGACTGTGCTCTTCTGGCTATGGGTCCTGAGCCTAAGAACCGATGAGGCGTTCAAACAGGGCGAGCCCGCCAATCGTCGCGCCGAGATACACGATCAACCAGAGACTCTGGCGATCGATGCGGCCGGGCACGGTGCTCCATCCATCGATCGCGGTCGGAGCCCCGGAGGCCTCGAACCGTGCGCGCTGGCCCGGGATGGAATAGGGGGACCATTCGGCCTGCTTGCCGGTCAGGAGGCGGCTGGCGATCCAGCCCACCGACATGGTCGCGCCACCGCCGATGAGGCAGTACCAGGGCCAGGCGATCTGGGTCATTGTCGCAACTGCCCAGATAACCATGAAGCCGACGAACACCCCGACCAGCAGGCCGCGCTCGGTGGTGTGCCTGGAGAAAAAGCCAAGGCCGTACATGCCCAGCTTGGCCCCCACGAAATAGCTGCCGATCTTGGACAAGACCTCCAGGATCGAGCCCGAGGAGTTGGCATAGAGGATAGCCGGCACGATGATGATCGCACCCCAGACCAGGGTCATCACCCGGGTTGCCGCGAGATAGTGGGCGTCGCCCGCCCCCTTTCGAAAGTACCGCTCGTAAAAGTCGACGACGCTGGCCGTGGCCATGCTGTTGAAGGCCGAGCTGAGTGTGGACATCGAGGCGGCAAGGACGGCCGCAGCAAGGATGCCCAGCAGGCCCGGAATGCCCGAATCGAGCGCGAACTGAAGGATGATCTCGTTCGTGTTCTCGAACGGACGCCCTTGGTAGTATCCCCAGGCCAGGACGCCGATGAAGAAGAACAGGAAGTAAATCGGGAAGGCGGCGTATCCCATCAGGAGATACGACTTCTTGGCGTCGCCGATGGACTTCGCGCCCAGCGTCCGCTGCACCATCATCTGGTTGGCACCATAGACAGTGACGTGGAACAAGGTCATTCCGATCAGACCGGACCAGATTGTGGTCGGGATGGTCGCGTCCAGGGTTGGATCGATCGCGCTGAGCCGCCCCGCGGCCTTGAGGTTGGCGAGGACCTCGCCGATCGGTTCGGGCATCAGGACGATCATCGCCACCATGATGACGATGGCTCCGCCGAACAGGACGACGGCCTGGAAGACGTCGGTCCAGATCACCGCCAGCATGCCGCCCATGGTCGTATAGATCAGTGCCAGGATGGTGATGGCGACGATGGCCCAGGGGATTGGAATGCCCGTGATGAACTGCAGCACGAGCGCGGTGGCGTACAGGATGGCACCCGTCGACAGGCCCTGGGTCACCAGGAAGATGGTCGACATGACCGCCCGCGACGTCGCTCCAAAGCGCTTCTCCTGGTACTCATAGATCGAGGCGACGCCGGAGTTGTAGAAGAAGGGCAGGAAGAACGCGGTCACCCCGAGGATGACGATCGGATAGTTCAGATGGATGGCGAGAGCCGCCAGACCGTCGGAATAGGCCCAGGCCGGCGCACCCAGGAAGGACAGCGCGCTGATGTAGGTGGCGATCACGGACACACCGATGGCCCACCAGGGGGTCTTGCCGCTGCCGACGTTGAACTCCTTGGCGGTCTTTACATTGCGGCCGAGCAAGAAGCCCATGACCAGGTTGGTGGCTATGAAGACCAGGACAATGCCCCAGTCCAGCGGGGAAAAGGTCATCCGAGGTCTCCGAAGATATCGTGGCCGGACTGCAGCATGACGTGGGGCACGTCGATGAAGACCCAGTTTTCCTTCAGGGCGTCGCCTTCGCGCCGCCACCAGTCCATGACCCGCATGGTGATCTGACGGCCGGTCCCCGGCACGCCGAGCCAGGGGCCGGCGTGGGTGGCGGCAATGCTGGGCCAACCGGTGGAGGCGACATAGGCTCCATCGGCAAACCGCGCCTTGTGATTGCCCCCGACGCGGTCGGGGAAGGCCGTCAGGAAAGGCTGCTGATGAAAGCGCTGGAAGCCCTTCAGGCCGCGGTTCGAGCCAATGCCCCCGGGCCCATACCAAAGCATTTGCGGGCTCCAGTACTGCTCCATGCCCATCCGCTTCAGATCGCCCTCGGCGAACTTGTGCAAGCCGAAGATCATGGCTTCGACCAGGGCCAGGGAGGCGTCGGTCTCGGTCTGCGAGGCCGGATCGAAGCGGACGCCGTCCTGGGTGATCGGGGCGGGGAAGATGTCCGGCACGCCGGCGGGCGGGGCGGGCAGGGGGTTGATCCCGGCCTGACGCATCAAGTCGATCAGATCGTGGATGGCATAGACCTCGGCGATGCGGTCGCCCTCGATCCGGTAGAACTCGCCGAAGCGCAGGTTAACCAGGCCGTCGGTCGCGGGGATGCCCAGCCAGGGGCCGCTCATCGTGCCCTCGAACACGCCGAGCGCGCAGACCCAGTCAGCGTCCTTGAACTGCCCGGCCATCAGGGCATAGGTGCGGCGTTGCAAGTCGGGGATGGCGGCGCGCAGCGGCCCCAGAAGGCCGGCGATCAGTCCCTCTGCACCGTGAAGGTCGTTCATCGGATGGACGGCGTGGAAGACGGTGTCGTGTCTCAGGGCTGCGCGCCACAGGGCTGTGGCCTCGGTCGGGTCGGCAACGTCCAGGCGCTGGAACAGGGTCCAGATCAGGCGTTTACGGTCAGCATCGGTCATTGGGCGGTCCAGCCTCCATCGACGAGCAGGCTGGAGCCCGTCACCAGCGAGGCTGCGGGCGACAACAGGAAGACGCAGGCCGCCGCCACCTCGGCCGCCGTTCCGACGCGACCCAGAGGGATGCGATCCAGCACGAACTTGCCGAAGGCTTCGTCGGCCAGCATGGGGGCGGTCATGGGCGTCTCGATGAAGGTAGGTGCGAGGCTGACGACGCGGACGCCGTGGGGTGCCAATTCCACGGCTGCGGCCTTGGTCAGCCCCTCCAGGGCGTGTTTGGTCAGGCAGTAGACAGTGCGGCCGGGCGAACCGACGTGTCCCATCTGGGACGTCATGTTGACGATGACACCGGATCCCTGGGCCACCATCACCTTCGCCGCCGCCTGGGCGGTCAGGAAGGCGGCGCGGACGTTGAGCGCCAGCATGCCGTCCAGTGTCTGGACATCGACCTGGGTAAAGGGTTGGGGACGGTTGAAGCCGGCGTTGTTCACCAGACCGTCCAGCCGCGGCAGGCCGGCGACGCGGCCGGAGAAGGCGGGGTCGGTGACGTCCATGGCCCAGGGCTCGATCCGGCCCGGGCACAAGGCGGCCAGGTCGTCGAGATCGGCGGCCGAGCGGGCGACGGCGATGACGTCTCCGCCAGCGTCCGCGACGGCCTTTGCACAGGCGTAGCCGAGGCCACGTCCGGCCCCGGTGATCAGAACGCGAAGGCCTGTCAGGTCGCTCACGAGGTGTGGGGGTTCTTACGAGCGCCGCGTCTCGCCATCGCGCCACCCGCCACGTCCGTGGCACAGTCCGTTCTTCGGGACACTGTCGGCAGAAACCGGTTCATCGCACCCTCCGTGCATTCGAACGCCTCTTGCATTCGAATGCAGCAAATCTAGACTGCCCTCAATTCGAAGTGGCGCGCAAGCTCCCAGAGCGATCCAGGAGGAAGTCTCGATGGCCCGTTGGCTGAAAGAAGGTCGCTCGGTCGAAGCCGTCAAGGCGGACAGCGCGAGCGTGCGCGAAACCGTCGAGCGGATGCTGGGCGACATCGAAGTCGAGGGGCTGGAGGCCGTGCGTCGTTACTCGCGCGACCTCGACAAATGGGACCGCGAGGATTTCCGGCTGAGCGAGGACGAGATCCGCGCCGCCTACGCCGCCCTGCCCGAGCGCACGGTCGACGACATCCGCTTCGCCCAGGCCCAGGTCCGCAACTTCGCCCAGATTCAGAAGGATGCGCTGAGGGACGTCGAAGTTGAGACCTTGCCGGGCGTGATCCTCGGCCACAAGAACACGCCAGTGAATGCGGTCGGGGCCTATGTCCCGGGCGGCAAGTATCCTTTGGTCGCTTCGGCGCATATGGGGGTGGTCACGGCCAAGGTGGCGGGCGTGAAGCGTATCCTGTCGGCGGCACCGCCCTATGGCGGCCAGGCCAATCCAGCCATCGTCGTAGCCCAGCACATGGCCGGCGCGGACGCAATTCTGGCTCTGGGCGGAGTGCAGGCCATCGGCCTGATGGCATTGGGGGCGAAAGGCGCGGCAGGCGGCGACATTGAGCCTGTCGACATGCTGGTCGGGCCCGGCAACGCCTTTGTCGCTGAAGCCAAGCGCCAGTTGTTCGGTCGGGTCGGCATCGACCTGCTGGCCGGCCCAACCGAGACCCTGGTTATTGCCGACGACAGCGTGGACGGCGAACTGTGCGCCGCTGACCTGCTGGGCCAGGCTGAGCATGGACCCAATAGCCCTGCGATCCTGCTGACCACCTCCGAGAAACTGGCGCGCGACACGGTCGCCGCCATCGAGCGTCAGCTGGAGTGGTTGCCCACCGCGCCGATCGCCTCGGTCGCCTGGCGCGACTATGGCCAGATCATCCTCGCCGACAGCGATGCGGAGATGGTCGAGATCGCCGACCGGATCGCGTCCGAACACGTTCAGGTGATGACACGCGACCCCGGCTACTTCCTGGCCAATATGACCAACTACGGCGCATTGTTCCTGGGGCACCTGACCAATGTCAGCTATGGCGACAAGGTGATCGGGACCAACCATACTCTGCCGACCATGCGATCGGCGCGCTATACGGGCGGGCTGTGGGTGGGCAAGTTCATGAAGACCTGCACCTACCAGAAGATACTCACCCCGGCCGCCAGCGTCATGGTGGGTGAATACTGTTCGCGCTTGTGCGCCATTGAAGGGTTTGCGGGCCACAAGGAACAGGCCGATATCCGGGTCCGCCGCTATGGCCAGAAGGACGCCGCCTGACCCATGGCCCCACGCGACCCTGAACGCCGCGCCGGCCGCGCCACCAGCTATGACGTCGCCAAGGTGGCCGGAGTGTCCCAGTCGGCTGTCAGCCGAGCCTTCTCACCCGGCGGAAGCGTATCCCGGGAAACGCGAGAGCGCATCCTGGAGGCCGCGCGCGGCCTTGGTTATCGGCCGAACGCGATCGCGCGCGGATTGATCACGCGGCGATCGAACCTGGTAGGGCTGATCCTGCCGGCGATGGCCAGCCTCTACTATCCCGAGATCATGGTGGAGATCACTGCCGAGGTCGCGCGGCGCGGGGCGCGGGTCCTGCTGATCACGGTCGATACCGCCGCCGAGGTCGGGGCGGCCCTGGAGGGCCTCTGGAGTTTTCAGGTCGACGGTGTGATCGCCGCCACAGCCATGACGGCCACCCAGCTCGAGGACTTCGAGCTGCACCGGACGCCCGTCATCTTCTACAATCGGCCGCCGCCGCACCATGCCGGGAACTCGGTTGCTGTCGATCAGGTCGATGGCGAGAGCCGACTGGTCCAAAGGCTTTGGCAGGCCGGGCACCGTCGCTTCGCCATGATCACCGGCCCGGATGATTCAGAAGTCGCACAGCAGCGCGCCGCGGGTGCCCGCACGACACTGGAGCGACTGGGCGGTTGCATCACTGCCGTCACGCCAGGCGACTACCGATACGAAAGCGGGATCGAGGCCTTTGGCCGCCTGTGGTCCGAAGGCGAGGGGTTCGACGTCGTCCTGTGTGCGAACGACGCCATGGCCCTGGGCGCCATGGACGCCGCCCGGCTCAAGCACGGGCTGCGCATCCCGGAGGACGTTTCTGTCGCCGGTTTCGATGGCTTCAACGCCGGTCGCTGGCTGGCCTATCAGTTGACCACCGTGCGCCAGCCGATCGGCGCTCTGGCGGCGGCCGCGGTCGAGATGCTGTTCGCGCGGATCGCGGATCCCGACATGGCACCCGAGCGTCGGTTGTTCAGCGGCGAGATCGTGCCGGGACGGTCGGCCAGGCTGGCCCCGAGCGGCGGAGGGTGATCCCGGTCGTCCTGGCCCCCGGGCTGTTGTGTGATGACCGGCTCTGGTCGTTGGTCCGGCCGATGCTGAAGGGCGAGGTGGTCATCGTGGATTTCACCGACGATGAGACTATCCATGCGATGGCTGACCGTATCCTGATGGAAGGCCCGGATCGGTTCGTTCTGGCGGGGTTTTCCATGGGCGGGATGGCTTCGATGACGGCAGCAGCGCGGGCCCCGGACAGGATCGCTGGCCTGGTCCTGATCGACACCCATGCAGAGCCAGAAACACCCGACCGCTCGACGCGTCGGGCACGCCAGATCGCCACGGCCGACTCTGGTGGGTTCGAACGGCTCGTGCGCGAAGAACTCAAGCCGGTCTATTTCGCCGATGCGCACGGGCGCGGCGGCGAGCGCCGATTGGTATGGAACATGGCACTGGACGCAGGCGCGCCACAGTTCAGGCGACACGTCGAGGCGCTGATGGCGCGGCCGGACCCTGGCGCGATGCTCGGCACCCTCACGATGCCGGTGACCGTGGTCACGGGCGAGGCAGACACTTTGGCCCCGCCCTTGGCGGCGCGTCATCTGGTGGAACGGCTGGCCGATGCCCGCCTCGTGCTCGTCCCGGACTGTGGGCACATGGCACCGCTGGAGGCCCCTGCCGTCGTGGCCGCCGAAATCAACCGCCTGTGCTGCAAACCGGAGTTCGCATGAAGACCTCTAGCGACCGTATCCTGACGACCCATGTGGGAAGCCTGCCTCGCCCGGCCCTCGTCGCTGACGGTCTTTTCGCGCGCGAGGGCGAAAACCCGGACTTCGACCCGGCAGCCTTCTCCGGTGTCGTCACAGACGCAGTCGCCACCGTCGTGGCACGCCAGGTCGACATCGGCCTGGACATCGTCTCGGACGGGGAGATGAGCAAGATTTCGTACGCGACCTATGTGAAGGACCGGCTCAGCGGCTTCGGCGGCGACAGCCCGCGACGCGCTCCCCAGGATCTGGAGCAGTTTCCGGGCTTTCTGGCCCGCCAGGCGTCCGGTGGCGGCACACCGACCTATCGTCGGCCCATGTGCATCGGCCCAATTGCGGTCATAGACAACGGCCCGCTGGAGGCGGACATTGCCAACATGACCGCCGCCGTCGAGGCTTCGGGGCCCGGCGAAGCCTTTCTGAACGCGGCCTCTCCGGGTGTGATCGCCCTGTTCCAGCCCAACGGTCATTATCCGACCCAGGACGCCTATCTGGAGGCGCTTTCAGCGGCGATGAAGAGCGAATACGATGCCATTGTCGCGGCCGGTTTCGTCCTGCAGATCGACAGCCCGGATCTGGGCGTCGGCCGCCACATGATGTTCAAGACTCTTCCCGAGTCCGACTATGTCAGGGCCTGCGAGGGGCATCTGGAGGCATTGAACGCAGCGCTCAACGACATTCCCCGCGACCGGGTGCGGATGCATGTTTGCTGGGGGAACTATGAGGGGCCGCACCACTGCGACGCGCCGTTCGACACCGTCTTTGGCCTGGCCCGACGGGCCAAGGTGGGTGCCATCCTGTTCGAGGCCGCGAACCCGCGCCACGGCCACGAATGGACGTGGTTCATGGACAACGCCCTGCCCGATGACCTCATGATCATCCCCGGTGTCATCGATTCCACCACCAATTTCATCGAGCACCCCGAACTGGTGGCCCAGCGGATCGAACGCTATGCCGGACTGGTGGGGCGCGAGCGGGTGGTGGCGGGGGCTGACTGCGGGTTCGGCACTTTCGCCGGCTTTGGTCCGGTTGATCCCGACATTGCCTGGGCCAAGCTGGGCGCGCTGGTGGAGGGCGCGGCCATCGCCTCGGACCGGCTGTGGAAGTCACGATGAGCGTCGCCGCCGACTTCAAGATGCGGCTGGTTGCGAGCGAGCCGCTGTTGGGCACCTTCGTCAAGACGCCGCACCCTTCGGTGGTCGAGATTCTGGCTCAGACATCGCTCGACTGTCTGTGCCTGGATGCCGAACACGCGCCCTTCGATCGCGTCGATCTCGATCGCGGGATCATGGCGGCGCGGGCGGGCGGGATCGCCGCCCTGGTCCGCGTCGCATCGGGCGCTCCGCACGAAATCCTCAATGCGCTGGACCTCGGCGCGGTCGGTGTCATCGTTCCCCATATCCGGTCGCCGCAGGAGGCCGAAGCGGCGGTTCGGGCCTGTCACTATGGCGCTGGAGGACGTGGCTATGCCGGCGGCACGCGGGCGTCCGGCTATGTCAGCCCGGCGATCGGCCAACGCCTGATCCAGACCCGCGCAGAGACGAGCGTCATCCTCCAGATCGAGGACGTCGAGGCGCTCGACCACCTTGACGCCATCGCGGCGGTGGCCGGCGTGGATGCGATCTTCATCGGCCGGATCGACCTGACGGTGGCGCTGGGTGAAACTGATCCGAAGGCGGAAAGAGTCTTGACGGCGGTGTCGGAGATCGTTGCCGCATGTCGCGCCGCCGGTCGTGCGGTTGGCATGTTCACCCCGGACCTGGGCGAGATCGCGCGCTGGCGAGCCGAAGGGGCCGGCCTGTTCCTGCTGGGCGCGGATCACGGCTTCATCCGCGGCGGTGCGACCCAGCTGCGGGCCGACGTCGGCTTCTGAGCGTCGGGCAAGGAAAAGGGGCGGCCGAAGCCGCCCCAGTGTACTCAGGGTGTAGTGTCGAGTTGATCAGTAGGCCGCGCTCAAGCGAATCCCGTACATGCGCGGCGCGTCATAGCTCTGGTTCAGGCCGCGCGACCCGAATGTGGCGCGGTTCAGTGTGACTTCGTCGCCAATGTTGTTGGCGAAGACGTCGAACCGGTAGCGCTCGCTGGCGTCGACCCAGCTGAGGCGCAGGTCGACCTTGGCAAACGCCTCCTGCAGGTCAAGCGAAGTGTTGGTGTCAGTTAGATAGTAATCATCCGAATATAGCACGGTCGCCTGAGGAGTGATGACCGATCCATCGCTCAGGACGAAGTCATAACCGATCTGGCCGGTCAGTTTCATGCTGGGACTGTAAGGAACGTCATTGCCTGTGTAGTTGAGAAACCCGGTGTAGTTGGCCGGTGCCGGGACGTTGCGATAGTCGTCGTACTGGGCTTCCATCAGCGTGGCCGAGAAGGCGATATTGAGGTTGTCGATCGGCACCGCTTGAACCTCGACCTCAAGGCCGTGGCTGTGCGCCTTGGCGGCATTGAGGATTACCGAGGTGGTCGTGGTGCCGGTTGGGGTGACGATCAGGAACTGGTTCTGGACCTGCAGGT is part of the Brevundimonas sp. AJA228-03 genome and harbors:
- a CDS encoding alpha/beta fold hydrolase, which produces MIPVVLAPGLLCDDRLWSLVRPMLKGEVVIVDFTDDETIHAMADRILMEGPDRFVLAGFSMGGMASMTAAARAPDRIAGLVLIDTHAEPETPDRSTRRARQIATADSGGFERLVREELKPVYFADAHGRGGERRLVWNMALDAGAPQFRRHVEALMARPDPGAMLGTLTMPVTVVTGEADTLAPPLAARHLVERLADARLVLVPDCGHMAPLEAPAVVAAEINRLCCKPEFA
- a CDS encoding alpha-amylase family glycosyl hydrolase; its protein translation is MHYDPVRTPWWHGAAIYQIYPRSFLDTNGDGIGDLPGITKKLDYVASLKVDGIWLSPFFTSPMLDFGYDVSDYRGVDPIFGSMDDFDALVARAHTLGLKVIIDQVYCHTSDLHPWFSASRGSTSGEMADWYVWADPRDDGSPPNNWQSVFSGPAWTWDSRRRQYYLHHFLKQQPTLNLHNPRVVDALVDVGTFWIKRGVDGFRLDALNLGMVDRRLRDNPPGPARSEASRPFDMQRHVYSMSQPEMIPLIERLAAELRSAAGEEFFTVAEVGGSDPHATMVDYTSGSKRLSSAYSFDFIGASAFDAAHIRSVVERWSGDPDAGYPGFAFSNHDCARVASRWRNLAAPKGRIERLLLLLQASLSGAIFIYQGEELGLPQVDIPFDRLVDPESIANYPNGSQRDGARTPMPWSAAGPHCGFSTGEPWLPLGDEHRRLAVATQDDDPDSILNLFRRVMQLRSSSPALLRGSIKFLPSPPDTLLLVRRTAGGAAAWCGVNFSDRSVAMSLPIEMAVPADVMIGGVRYEDGAWLIEPFSGALRAS
- a CDS encoding ester cyclase; the protein is MTDADRKRLIWTLFQRLDVADPTEATALWRAALRHDTVFHAVHPMNDLHGAEGLIAGLLGPLRAAIPDLQRRTYALMAGQFKDADWVCALGVFEGTMSGPWLGIPATDGLVNLRFGEFYRIEGDRIAEVYAIHDLIDLMRQAGINPLPAPPAGVPDIFPAPITQDGVRFDPASQTETDASLALVEAMIFGLHKFAEGDLKRMGMEQYWSPQMLWYGPGGIGSNRGLKGFQRFHQQPFLTAFPDRVGGNHKARFADGAYVASTGWPSIAATHAGPWLGVPGTGRQITMRVMDWWRREGDALKENWVFIDVPHVMLQSGHDIFGDLG
- a CDS encoding DDE-type integrase/transposase/recombinase, producing MVQRRRDTEAALKRLDRLLHNQPVKPQTITTDGLASYGAALDVLDLRHLPRPGRLPR
- a CDS encoding SDR family NAD(P)-dependent oxidoreductase, whose product is MSDLTGLRVLITGAGRGLGYACAKAVADAGGDVIAVARSAADLDDLAALCPGRIEPWAMDVTDPAFSGRVAGLPRLDGLVNNAGFNRPQPFTQVDVQTLDGMLALNVRAAFLTAQAAAKVMVAQGSGVIVNMTSQMGHVGSPGRTVYCLTKHALEGLTKAAAVELAPHGVRVVSLAPTFIETPMTAPMLADEAFGKFVLDRIPLGRVGTAAEVAAACVFLLSPAASLVTGSSLLVDGGWTAQ
- a CDS encoding cobalamin-independent methionine synthase II family protein → MKTSSDRILTTHVGSLPRPALVADGLFAREGENPDFDPAAFSGVVTDAVATVVARQVDIGLDIVSDGEMSKISYATYVKDRLSGFGGDSPRRAPQDLEQFPGFLARQASGGGTPTYRRPMCIGPIAVIDNGPLEADIANMTAAVEASGPGEAFLNAASPGVIALFQPNGHYPTQDAYLEALSAAMKSEYDAIVAAGFVLQIDSPDLGVGRHMMFKTLPESDYVRACEGHLEALNAALNDIPRDRVRMHVCWGNYEGPHHCDAPFDTVFGLARRAKVGAILFEAANPRHGHEWTWFMDNALPDDLMIIPGVIDSTTNFIEHPELVAQRIERYAGLVGRERVVAGADCGFGTFAGFGPVDPDIAWAKLGALVEGAAIASDRLWKSR
- a CDS encoding sodium:solute symporter — its product is MTFSPLDWGIVLVFIATNLVMGFLLGRNVKTAKEFNVGSGKTPWWAIGVSVIATYISALSFLGAPAWAYSDGLAALAIHLNYPIVILGVTAFFLPFFYNSGVASIYEYQEKRFGATSRAVMSTIFLVTQGLSTGAILYATALVLQFITGIPIPWAIVAITILALIYTTMGGMLAVIWTDVFQAVVLFGGAIVIMVAMIVLMPEPIGEVLANLKAAGRLSAIDPTLDATIPTTIWSGLIGMTLFHVTVYGANQMMVQRTLGAKSIGDAKKSYLLMGYAAFPIYFLFFFIGVLAWGYYQGRPFENTNEIILQFALDSGIPGLLGILAAAVLAASMSTLSSAFNSMATASVVDFYERYFRKGAGDAHYLAATRVMTLVWGAIIIVPAILYANSSGSILEVLSKIGSYFVGAKLGMYGLGFFSRHTTERGLLVGVFVGFMVIWAVATMTQIAWPWYCLIGGGATMSVGWIASRLLTGKQAEWSPYSIPGQRARFEASGAPTAIDGWSTVPGRIDRQSLWLIVYLGATIGGLALFERLIGS
- a CDS encoding LacI family DNA-binding transcriptional regulator, which codes for MAPRDPERRAGRATSYDVAKVAGVSQSAVSRAFSPGGSVSRETRERILEAARGLGYRPNAIARGLITRRSNLVGLILPAMASLYYPEIMVEITAEVARRGARVLLITVDTAAEVGAALEGLWSFQVDGVIAATAMTATQLEDFELHRTPVIFYNRPPPHHAGNSVAVDQVDGESRLVQRLWQAGHRRFAMITGPDDSEVAQQRAAGARTTLERLGGCITAVTPGDYRYESGIEAFGRLWSEGEGFDVVLCANDAMALGAMDAARLKHGLRIPEDVSVAGFDGFNAGRWLAYQLTTVRQPIGALAAAAVEMLFARIADPDMAPERRLFSGEIVPGRSARLAPSGGG
- the hisD gene encoding histidinol dehydrogenase; its protein translation is MARWLKEGRSVEAVKADSASVRETVERMLGDIEVEGLEAVRRYSRDLDKWDREDFRLSEDEIRAAYAALPERTVDDIRFAQAQVRNFAQIQKDALRDVEVETLPGVILGHKNTPVNAVGAYVPGGKYPLVASAHMGVVTAKVAGVKRILSAAPPYGGQANPAIVVAQHMAGADAILALGGVQAIGLMALGAKGAAGGDIEPVDMLVGPGNAFVAEAKRQLFGRVGIDLLAGPTETLVIADDSVDGELCAADLLGQAEHGPNSPAILLTTSEKLARDTVAAIERQLEWLPTAPIASVAWRDYGQIILADSDAEMVEIADRIASEHVQVMTRDPGYFLANMTNYGALFLGHLTNVSYGDKVIGTNHTLPTMRSARYTGGLWVGKFMKTCTYQKILTPAASVMVGEYCSRLCAIEGFAGHKEQADIRVRRYGQKDAA